One genomic window of Gossypium hirsutum isolate 1008001.06 chromosome D11, Gossypium_hirsutum_v2.1, whole genome shotgun sequence includes the following:
- the LOC107913316 gene encoding uncharacterized protein — protein MLPIPPSFVQSSEGSLISNPDASAFVQQDMLLASWLLSIINPSLLSSFTGARMACDVWNTAIHLFAVVTGTKLCRLCHDLHSLEKGSLSVKEYVAKIQNTSALIKVSGSRISEAEKVEIVLAGLPPEFDAILTLESFSSEPLPLQCLINVLLEYESRQVRAVQDVPLHANLLEIVRRRLWWALSVVVIPCLEAAGEGFNLTYNVRFADGSGI, from the coding sequence ATGTTACCTATTCCGCCAAGCTTTGTGCAGTCTTCAGAAGGCTCGCTCATTTCAAATCCAGATGCCTCGGCGTTCGTTCAACAGGACATGTTACTTGCTTCCTGGTTACTCTCCATAATTAATCCCTCACTCCTATCTTCTTTTACAGGGGCTCGAATGGCGTGTGATGTGTGGAATACCGCCATTCATCTCTTTGCTGTAGTCACAGGTACGAAGCTCTGTCGCCTCTGTCACGATCTTCACTCACTTGAAAAAGGTAGTCTCTCAGTCAAAGAATACGTAGCGAAGATTCAAAATACAAGTGCCTTGATAAAGGTTTCCGGATCTCGGATCTCGGAGGCAGAGAAGGTAGAAATAGTGCTTGCGGGCTTACCTCCAGAGTTCGATGCTATCCTTACCTTAGAGTCATTCTCGTCGGAGCCTCTGCCACTTCAATGTCTCATCAACGTGTTACTTGAGTATGAGAGCCGCCAGGTGCGTGCGGTACAAGACGTGCCTCTTCATGCCAATCTTTTGGAAATCGTTCGTCGCCGGTTATGGTGGGCTCTGTCCGTGGTGGTCATCCCCTGTTTGGAGGCCGCAGGAGAGGGTTTCAATCTTACATACAATGTCAGATTTGCAGACGGTTCGGGCATTTAG